A window of Cryptomeria japonica chromosome 3, Sugi_1.0, whole genome shotgun sequence contains these coding sequences:
- the LOC131061744 gene encoding G-type lectin S-receptor-like serine/threonine-protein kinase At2g19130, protein MDKPADFSDPFLTMFSYKELKIETRNFRSKLGRGGFGSVFKGSLADGTLVALKKMEGSRQDEKQFRAKISSPGSIQHVNLVRLRGFFAEGSRRLLVYDYMPHGSLNSFLFTSPSKSKRRVLDWKIRLEIALGSARGLLYLHEECRDCIIHGDVKPENILLDSNLSPKLADFGLVKLVGIDFSRELTTTRGTRGYLAPEWIFGLPNSSKVDVYSFGMTLLEIISGQRNVNLNVQASSNFYFPSWAATQIQQGSTMNIVEEGVAAEANMEEVRRVCVVALLCIQEDEEVRPSMGQVVQMLEGNIEPQTPQISSSTFRPEHPSDTSSYSEGNVTSKKNVNGSMHSKMQRHVI, encoded by the coding sequence ATGGACAAGCCTGCAGATTTCTCAGACCCTTTTCTCACAATGTTTAGTTACAAGGAGTTGAAAATTGAAACGAGGAATTTCAGGTCTAAGTTAGGGAGGGGAGGATTCGGCTCCGTGTTTAAAGGATCTCTAGCAGATGGTACGCTTGTGGCCCTAAAGAAAATGGAGGGTTCGAGACAAGATGAGAAGCAATTCAGAGCGAAAATCAGTTCCCCTGGAAGCATACAACATGTGAATTTAGTCAGGCTACGAGGGTTTTTTGCAGAAGGGTCGCGACGGTTATTGGTTTATGATTACATGCCCCACGGCTCTCTGAATTCCTTTCTGTTCACAAGTCCGTCCAAAAGTAAACGGAGGGTACTCGACTGGAAGATCCGATTGGAGATCGCGTTAGGTTCTGCAAGAGGGTTACTTTATCTCCACGAAGAATGCAGAGATTGCATCATTCACGGCGATGTCAAGCCCGAAAACATTCTGCTGGACAGTAATTTGTCCCCCAAGTTAGCGGATTTCGGCCTGGTAAAGCTTGTGGGTATAGATTTTAGCCGCGAGCTGACCACCACACGAGGAACCAGAGGGTACTTGGCTCCAGAGTGGATCTTTGGTCTTCCCAACTCATCTAAGGTTGACGTCTACAGTTTTGGTATGACGCTTTTGGAAATCATTTCGGGACAAAGAAATGTAAACTTAAATGTCCAAGCTTCAAGTAACTTTTACTTTCCTTCATGGGCTGCAACTCAAATTCAGCAGGGGAGCACGATGAATATTGTGGAGGAGGGTGTTGCAGCGGAGGCAAACATGGAAGAGGTGAGAAGAGTATGTGTTGTAGCGTTGCTATGCATTCAAGAGGACGAGGAAGTGAGGCCTAGCATGGGGCAAGTGGTGCAGATGCTGGAAGGGAATATAGAGCCTCAAACTCCGCAGATTTCGAGCTCAACGTTTAGGCCAGAACACCCAAGTGACACAAGCAGCTACAGCGAGGGTAACGTTACCAGTAAGAAAAATGTTAATGGATCAATGCATTCTAAAATGCAGAGGCATGTTATTTAA